The Drosophila nasuta strain 15112-1781.00 chromosome 2L, ASM2355853v1, whole genome shotgun sequence genome window below encodes:
- the LOC132795150 gene encoding uncharacterized protein LOC132795150 isoform X4: MDIALRGTATATATTTGSNTGSGLHHAVSLGNIGVSSKATHSSHMDRSYDSEDEHTGRRRLRHTLSTELQPRTSVYSRGDIREQYCLTDRQLHSIEQRPRRERFFGCLSRRGQTQGSSFLGGCVGRRVPSDENLAAYAPFEKYPRYQNNYTDTHELDSSYFRRQPASILSTGSKSTEPDLGGRYTWIGQQAQVNNNASNDYQLESSSYHCPTYATMPTTQQQYQQHQAGNPRTKHVSFARSHTLTSFDTVNAGFRSSGRLKSARSQERLIGGKKPIITTGSMYETLQPMLPHQQHPQHAQQQAGQPQQSSTLPKTWVPAPVQLQTCQHHPIHLHQQLPENMLGLIIPQALPLTLPPPSPEVLIVEKKFRNAMKTQATQTDVAARREGLSNSQMLALSPRAPHRIKVMSQGAQTNGLQNGKKLTKSLSEIPNGKDLQHQHYPQGSGYPHELIYRTQSQDVTPLQTLSDAQNNIMYYKPPPPLLDAHSYGLGMEHLNRTRGEQNVEYVNVNAAAMALNESFDYESNSLPRRACTSHARTETDYFSNSLPRRPDALHSHDVCKHITECAELMTDSVPLDFTRPHLLPPPSDFCKNDEDVVEDYYDDEEEEDVRAHETESYSSEVCMDQAVAAAAQNRRMSMLPMDDSPFRRDDLRRQSMPVYGQTEKLIDGFGPRTSFRRRDKVSCFADEPSPRDEQEIFIDFKPHVSPKPSPKQQLKHRKQHKAEIAMRKMQQQRLAQAAALTLPKLKQPLPVEHEARKVELEPSDDDEDADDDDEEEEDEDEEHDEQATHSQSHSQSQSQHEPVMELEQGDDDEPLYENITPCGCKLEPLPDQVLDKRAQFRKRSVSLDDDYAALTAPGLRLPSTPASPCREELLLANVSTYPSSDSLANDNTRDHSDGIWNESQVTVLTAEQRDISDGSYSSNLLLTPSSKRKNLLLQHQQRSSVDTDALDFEEQSPTYGLQTLPKIIRTPTPTTAKPVAAQLHPVITPAIAVTPSSNQLPDAINSPLPKRSMVARGSVPDARQLMYVTGVPKQRHSDASFLPSTGGDYARSADISECSTNTNTDEYATCTDNSKRTPVSTQSSQLEKTHAGSSFESASSLYSMREDLLQHDEKEKQEKLPLKANQLKSPMGSLAELARKSPSHSISSTTSSGSCQISGQAIKSPARECQPQTVSSSTSGQMKVSAAEAAPQQKPKPESISEDERSEVRYSSSGYYESPHDDEDEEQRVAPNCKARRQRQEDERKRRKTSMKLDIEKENMRALTSPVKKPTSSAVKLQSPEQHSAGLSIDGGSPSKMKRFRPKIRRQLRKSSREDVLAAAAARRARATPTIYGLSSASGDTELLLDGSMTSTMSPRVTTAATGTATAAATASAATTTTTSASSTGTATLQQEQVAPPVLRKPHSCATPTALLSPKMPAAAASVPAIKSASEAGQLKAKSIESLRSVSPGSDSVFYSEADGNAASADQGHCLHCGKEMEGKTHNNTVSELAGDSVESIPYIEQEADIVKPPSDFADSPVTTKTTQRLYKKMDKRFRSEERYHGERGRHYKNRQENIRAKSEERGRAPSLPNTPILRPAGSSPCVLPDINTEQSQHIIYKGHYDAGRYTRLTDDDLWTQLDHQCFDRSRERRASTESEKGFHAKYQVILHRLVQRRCTLEMYHRQKHNNFRVDKTVVVKSDSGEFGFRIHGSKPVVVAAIEPETPAESSGLEVGDIIISVNGVQVLDKHHTEVVKIAHDGCEKLELQVARTIGVLMHEQLEPPSEPIFSGYLWRQSGQAKGAPNTKKWVRRWFSLRPDNCLYYYKTEDDSQPVGAMIMAKHTVDLCPLDIGKPHAFKVDSGEGIPMYVAADSEELANRWLNLLRQAANQDNQWLDKSARCLYQSPGSILRPDCFGHLLKLGSRWCGWSKRYCVLKDACLYFYQDANSKSAFGMACLHGYKVASMSANASGKKNSFEIIPPEAKLRHYYFCTESEMDKKRWISALEYSIDRWIKSG, from the exons GCCACCCATTCCAGCCACATGGATCGCAGCTACGACTCTGAGGATGAGCACACGGGTCGTCGTCGCCTGCGTCATACGCTCTCCACCGAACTGCAGCCTCGCACCTCAGTCTACTCACGCGGCGATATAAGGGAACAG TACTGCCTTACCGATCGCCAGTTGCATAGCATTGAGCAACGTCCACGTCGCGAACGATTCTTTGGCTGCCTCTCTCGGCGAGGACAAACACAAGGGAGCAGCTTTCTCGGCGGCTGCGTGGGACGTCGAGTGCCCTCCGACGAGAACTTGGCTGCTTATGCGCCCTTCGAAAAGTATCCACG CTATCAGAATAACTATACGGACACACACGAATTGGATAGTTCCTATTTTCGCCGTCAACCGGCATCGATCCTAAGCACCGGCTCCAAATCGACGGAACCGGATTTGGGTGGTCGTTACACCTGGATTGGTCAGCAGGCGCAGGTTAACAACAACGCCAGCAACGATTATCAACTGGAATCGAG CTCTTACCACTGCCCCACTTACGCCACAATGCCAACCACACAGCAGCAATACCAACAGCATCAGGCTGGCAATCCCAG AACCAAGCATGTGAGCTTTGCGAGATCCCACACGCTCACAAGCTTCGACACTGTCAACGCGGGATTCCGATCATCGGGACGCTTGAAAAGCGCTCGCAGTCAGGAGCGTCTCATTGGTGGCAAAAAGCCCATCATTACCACAGGCTCCATGTACGAGACACTGCAACCAATGCTGCCACATCAGCAGCATCCACAGCATGCGCAACAGCAAGCAGGGCAGCCACAACAGAGCTCCACGTTGCCCAAGACTTGGGTGCCAGCTCCTGTCCAACTGCAGACCTGTCAGCATCATCCCATTCATCTGCATCAGCAGTTGCCAG AGAACATGTTGGGTCTGATCATACCGCAAGCTCTGCCATTGACGTTGCCACCGCCAAGTCCCGAGGTGCTTATCGTGGAGAAGAAGTTCCGCAATGCGATGAAGACACAAGCCACCCAAACAGATGTTGCCGCTCGTCGTGAGGGACTCTCCAACTCACAGATGCTAGCTCTGAGTCCTCGTGCACCACATCGCATCAAGGTTATGTCGCAAGGGGCACAAACCAATGGTCTGCAGAATGGCAAGAAGCTAACGAAGAGTCTGTCGGAAATACCCAACGGCAAGGACTTGCAGCATCAGCACTATCCGCAGGG ATCTGGCTATCCGCATGAGCTGATCTATCGCACGCAGTCACAGGACGTGACACCGCTGCAAACCCTCTCGGATGCCCAAAACAACATCATGTATTACaagccaccgccaccgctgTTGGATGCGCACAGCTATGGCCTGGGCATGGAGCACTTGAATCGCACTCGCGGCGAACAGAATGTGGagtatgtgaatgtgaatgccgCTGCAATGGCGTTGAACGAGAGCTTCGACTACGAGAGCAACAGCTTGCCGAGGCGAGCTTGCACCTCGCATGCTCGCACCGAAACCGATTACTTCTCCAACAGTTTGCCACGTCGTCCGGATGCGCTGCACAGTCACGATGTGTGCAAGCACATCACCGAGTGCGCTGAGCTAATGACGGACAGTGTGCCATTGGATTTTACGCGGCCACATCTATTGCCACCGCCCAGCGACTTTTGCAAGAACGATGAGGATGTCGTTGAAGATTACTACGacgacgaggaggaggaggatgtGCGAGCCCATGAAACTGAGAGCTACAGCTCGGAGGTATGCATGGATCAAGCGGTGGCAGCGGCTGCTCAGAATCGCCGCATGTCCATGTTGCCGATGGACGATTCTCCCTTTCGACGCGATGATCTGCGCCGTCAATCGATGCCGGTTTATGGGCAGACAGAGAAACTCATCGATGGCTTTGGGCCGCGCACATCATTCAGGCGTCGCGATAAGGTCAGCTGCTTTGCGGACGAGCCGTCGCCACGGGATGAGCAGGAGATCTTTATAGATTTCAAGCCGCATGTGTCGCCCAAGCCGAGTCCCAAGCAACAGCTGAAGCATCGCAAGCAGCACAAGGCCGAGATAGCGATGCGCAAGATGCAGCAACAGAGATTGGCCCAAGCGGCTGCGCTGACACTGCCCAAGCTGAAGCAGCCTCTGCCAGTCGAGCATGAGGCTAGAAAAGTTGAGCTTGAGcccagcgacgacgacgaggacgctgacgacgatgacgaggaAGAGGAGGACGAGGACGAAGAGCACGATGAGCAGGCAACGCACTCGCAATCGCAttcgcagtcacagtcacagcaCGAACCAGTCATGGAGCTGGAGCAgggcgatgatgatgagccGCTCTATGAGAATATAACTCCATGTGGCTGCAAGTTGGAACCACTGCCAGATCAAGTACTCGACAAGCGGGCGCAGTTCCGCAAGCGTTCGGTGAGCCTGGACGATGATTATGCTGCATTGACAGCTCCTGGCTTGCGGTTGCCCTCGACGCCGGCTAGTCCTTGTCGGGaagagctgctgctggccaatgTCTCAACTTATCCATCCTCAGACTCGCTGGCCAACGACAATACACGCGATCACTCCGATGGCATTTGGAACGAGTCGCAGGTGACTGTGCTGACGGCGGAGCAACGCGATATCTCCGATGGTTCCTACAGCTCCAATCTGCTGTTGACTCCGTCGTCGAAGCGTAAGAATCTACTgttgcagcatcagcaacgCAGCTCTGTGGACACAGATGCTCTGGACTTTGAGGAACAG AGTCCCACCTATGGTCTACAAACACTGCCCAAGATCATAAGGACACCCACGCCCACCACAGCGAAGCCAGTTGCCGCTCAACTGCATCCGGTCATCACGCCCGCCATCGCTGTCACCCCCTCAAGCAATCAGCTGCCGGATGCAATCAACTCGCCGCTGCCCAAGCGCAGCATGGTTGCCAGAGGCTCTGTGCCAGATGCTCGGCAATTGATGTATGTCACTGGCGTGCCCAAGCAGCG CCACTCGGATGCCTCGTTCCTACCTTCTACCGGCGGAGATTATGCACGCAGCGCGGACATTTCGGAGTGCAGCACGAATACGAACACAGATGAGTATGCCACCTGCACGGACAACTCGAAACGCACACCAG TGTCCACACAGAGTTCGCAGCTGGAGAAAACACATGCGGGATCTTCCTTCGAGAGCGCAAGTTCACTTTACTCCATGCGCGAGGATCTGCTGCAGCACGATGAGAAGGAGAAACAGGAGAAACTCCCACTCAAAGCGAATCAACTCAAGTCCCCCATGGGCTCGTTGGCCGAGCTGGCAAGGAAATCGCCTTCGCACTCCATCAGCAGTACCACTTCCTCGGGTAGCTGTCAGATCTCGGGGCAGGCCATCAAATCTCCTGCCCGCGAGTGCCAACCGCAGACTGTGAGCAGCTCTACCTCTGGCCAGATGAAGGTCAGTGCTGCAGAGGCAGCGCCACAGCAGAAACCCAAGCCGGAGTCCATATCAGAGGATGAGCGCAGCGAAGTTCGTTACTCCTCCTCCGGTTACTACGAGAGTCCGCATGACGACGAAGACGAGGAGCAGCGTGTGGCACCCAATTGCAAGGCTCGACGTCAGCGGCAGGAGGATGAGCGCAAGCGGCGCAAGACCAGCATGAAACTGGATATTGAGAAGGAGAACATGCGAGCGCTCACGAGTCCTGTTAAGAAACCCACATCAAGTGCCGTCAAGCTTCAATCACCGGAGCAGCACAGCGCTGGCTTAAGCATCGATGGCGGCAGTCCCAGCAAGATGAAGCGATTCCGTCCCAAGATACGACGACAGTTGCGCAAGAGCTCCCGGGAAGATGTGCTGGCTGCAGCGGCTGCACGACGTGCgcgtgccacgcccaccatTTATGGTCTGAGCAGCGCCAGTGGCGACACCGAGTTGCTGTTGGATGGCAGCATGACCAGCACCATGAGTCCAAGAGTAACCACAGCAGCTACGGgtacagcaacagctgccgcAACAGCCTCAGCtgcgacaacaaccacaacctCGGCTTCTTCGACAGGAACTGCCACGTTGCAGCAGGAACAGGTGGCGCCTCCTGTGCTACGAAAACCCCACAgctgtgccacgcccacagctTTGTTGTCGCCCAAAAtgccagcagctgctgcctctgTGCCGGCTATTAAATCCGCCTCGGAGGCTGGTCAGCTAAAGGCTAAATCAATTGAGTCCCTACGCTCCGTTTCCCCCGGCTCGGACTCTGTGTTCTACAGCGAGGCAGATGGCAACGCCGCAAGTGCAGATCAGGGTCATTGTCTCCACTGTGGCAAGGAGATGGAGGGCAAGACACATAATAATACAGTCAGCGAACTAGCTGGCGATTCTGTAGAGTCGATTCCGTACATCGAACAAGAAGCGGACATTGTGAAGCCACCCTCGGACTTTGCCGATTCCCCGGTGACCACTAAGACCACACAACGGCTATATAAGAAGATGGATAAACGCTTTCGTTCCGAGGAGCGTTACCATGGCGAGCGAGGACGACACTATAAAAACAGGCAAGAGAACATTAGAGCCAAG AGCGAGGAACGTGGTCGAGCTCCTAGTTTGCCCAACACGCCCATTCTACGCCCCGCCGGCTCCAGTCCCTGCGTGTTGCCTGACATTAACACTGAACAGAGTCAGCACATCATCTACAAGGGTCATTACGATGCCGGGCGCTATACGCGTTTAACGGACGATGATTTGTGGACACAACTCGATCATCAGTGCTTTG ATCGTTCACGAGAACGCCGTGCATCGACGGAGTCGGAGAAGGGTTTCCATGCCAAGTACCAGGTGATACTACATCGGTTGGTACAACGACGATGCACCCTCGAAATGTACCATCGGCAGAAGCACAACAACTTCC GCGTCGACAAAACGGTTGTGGTTAAAAGCGATTCGGGTGAGTTCGGATTTCGCATTCACGGCTCCAAGCCGGTTGTGGTGGCTGCCATCGAACCCGAAACGCCAGCGGAGAGCTCTGGCTTAGAGGTTGGCGATATTATCATATCGGTGAATGGCGTTCAAGTGCTGGACAAGCATCACACCGAGGTGGTCAAGATTGCTCACGATGGCTGCGAGAAACTCGAGCTACAGGTGGCTCGCACCATTGGTGTGCTCATGCACGAGCAGCTGGAGCCACCCAGTGAACCCATCTTCAGTGGTTATCTGTGGCGTCAGAGTGGACAGGCCAAGGGTGCGCCCAATACCAAGAAATGGGTGCGTCGCTGGTTTTCGTTGCGGCCGGATAATTGTCTCTACTACTACAAAACGGAGGAT GACTCACAGCCGGTTGGTGCAATGATAATGGCCAAGCACACGGTGGACTTGTGTCCACTTGACATCGGTAAGCCGCATGCCTTCAAGGTGGATTCTGGTGAAGGAATACCGATGTATGTTGCCGCTGATTCCGAGGAGTTGGCCAACAGATGGTTGAACCTGTTGCGTCAGGCGGCGAATCAGGACAATCAGTGGCTAGACAAGAG CGCTCGCTGTTTGTACCAAAGTCCGGGTAGCATTTTGCGGCCGGATTGTTTTGGTCATTTGCTGAAATTGGGCTCAAGGTGGTGCGGTTGGTCGAAACGCTATTGTGTACTTAAGGATGCCTGTCTCTATTTTTATCAAGATGCAAATAGCAAAAGTGCATTCG GCATGGCCTGCTTGCATGGCTATAAAGTGGCCTCTATGTCCGCCAATGCGTCCGGCAAGAAGAACTCTTTCGAGATCATACCACCCGAGGCCAAATTGCGTCATTATTATTTCTGCACCGAAAGTGAAATGGATAAAAAGCG TTGGATATCTGCACTGGAATACTCCATAGATCGGTGGATCAAGTCCGGGTAA